A single Cellulomonas sp. SLBN-39 DNA region contains:
- a CDS encoding ABC transporter ATP-binding protein encodes MIEVDALTKRYGSTTAVDGLTFTAGPGTVTGFLGPNGAGKSTTMRVVVGLERPTSGTATVDGRRFADLPAPLHAVGVMLDARSVHPGRTAYKHLLAMAQTHGIGRARVREVIAQTGLEPAAHRRAGTFSLGMGQRLGIAGALLGDPATLILDEPVNGLDPDGVLWVRRLVRELAAEGRTVLLSSHLMHELALCADRVVVIGRGRLLADASVQEMVERSERTGVVRVRTDGPEALARALVAAGAHVATADGGALHVRGATVDEVGTAARRCDVAVLELATQTGTLEDAYLQLTGDAVEYRTDAPRGGAR; translated from the coding sequence ATGATCGAGGTGGACGCGCTGACCAAGCGCTACGGCAGCACCACGGCGGTGGACGGGCTGACGTTCACCGCCGGGCCCGGTACCGTCACCGGGTTCCTCGGGCCCAACGGAGCCGGCAAGTCCACGACGATGCGCGTCGTCGTCGGGCTCGAACGGCCCACGTCCGGCACCGCGACCGTCGACGGGCGCCGGTTCGCCGACCTGCCCGCGCCGCTGCACGCCGTGGGCGTCATGCTCGACGCCCGCTCCGTGCACCCCGGCCGCACGGCGTACAAGCACCTGCTCGCGATGGCGCAGACCCACGGCATCGGCAGGGCCCGCGTGCGGGAGGTCATCGCCCAGACCGGGCTCGAACCCGCCGCGCACCGCCGCGCGGGCACGTTCTCCCTCGGCATGGGCCAGCGGCTCGGCATCGCCGGCGCCCTGCTCGGCGACCCCGCCACCCTGATCCTCGACGAGCCCGTCAACGGGCTCGACCCCGACGGCGTGCTCTGGGTCCGGCGCCTCGTCCGCGAGCTCGCCGCCGAGGGGCGCACCGTCCTGCTCTCGTCCCACCTCATGCACGAGCTCGCGCTGTGCGCGGACCGCGTCGTCGTCATCGGCCGCGGGCGCCTGCTCGCCGACGCCTCGGTGCAGGAGATGGTCGAACGCTCCGAGCGCACCGGGGTCGTGCGGGTCCGCACCGACGGCCCCGAGGCCCTCGCCCGGGCGCTCGTCGCCGCCGGCGCCCACGTCGCGACCGCGGACGGCGGCGCGCTGCACGTGCGCGGCGCGACCGTCGACGAGGTCGGCACCGCCGCACGCCGCTGCGACGTCGCCGTCCTCGAGCTCGCCACGCAGACCGGCACCCTCGAGGACGCCTACCTCCAGCTGACCGGCGACGCCGTCGAGTACCGCACCGACGCCCCCCGGGGAGGAGCACGATGA